One window from the genome of Deltaproteobacteria bacterium encodes:
- a CDS encoding formylmethanofuran dehydrogenase subunit E family protein — protein sequence MGKTTICRRSVEDFIKTIEQFHGWAAPGVVIGGFMVDWAQELLGRNVEADAIVETRHCLPDAVQLFTPCTCGNGWLKILDWDKFAVSLYDKKSLHGYRVWMDLERLSAFPNIYNWYRRLVDKKDLPLSVLNQDILTAERKMLNSASIRITRYHEKNKKGMIRICPVCREAYPVKQGPQCLACQGQGYYNPL from the coding sequence ATGGGAAAAACAACTATTTGTCGAAGGTCCGTGGAGGACTTTATTAAAACGATTGAACAATTCCATGGCTGGGCCGCACCCGGTGTGGTCATTGGCGGCTTTATGGTCGATTGGGCACAGGAATTATTGGGCCGTAACGTGGAGGCCGATGCCATCGTCGAGACCCGTCACTGCCTGCCCGATGCGGTCCAGCTATTTACCCCCTGCACCTGCGGCAACGGCTGGCTGAAGATCCTGGATTGGGATAAATTCGCCGTGAGTCTTTACGATAAAAAAAGTCTTCATGGATACAGAGTCTGGATGGATCTCGAAAGGCTTTCGGCCTTTCCCAATATTTACAATTGGTATAGGCGTCTGGTGGACAAAAAAGACCTCCCCTTATCCGTCTTGAACCAGGATATCTTGACGGCCGAAAGGAAGATGTTGAATTCGGCCTCTATTCGGATAACCCGTTACCACGAAAAAAACAAAAAAGGAATGATTCGAATTTGCCCGGTTTGCCGGGAAGCCTATCCGGTCAAACAAGGCCCTCAATGCCTGGCCTGCCAAGGCCAGGGCTATTATAATCCTCTATAG
- the nrfD gene encoding polysulfide reductase NrfD produces the protein MNEKKFKTLMALGFIGLIIGSWGMGSRLIFGHASVNYGSYVPWGLWVVFYLFFVGLTAGAFLITIMTYMFQVERLKTVGRLSAFTVLVALICELIFISLDLGHMERLYRFMITPSFTSLMTWFVIFTNLMLLIYLLESFFLLREDLIRLSQAETLKTHKIYRLLALGKTDYTEEDRKRDQLRVHRLSIISLPVGLLFYGTNGAFFAILQNRPIWNSAMTPLLFIAAALLSGGALITALIYVFHEDEDLVKPLGQVILYLLVIFILLEVLQFFVGYQSKVTGIVTSLNIIAFGRHWWTFWIIHLFFGTLIPLILLIRYSDTPRSVAWACFLIVVTFVTVRFNFLIPDLAIYKLDGLEYTFFHQRLRTNYIPSLMEWLVSLWIISFGLVVFLAGARWLPVHSPGKVRGKQGSATWCNILNSSGLESGKGGEEHA, from the coding sequence ATGAACGAAAAAAAATTCAAAACCTTGATGGCCCTGGGATTTATCGGTCTGATCATCGGATCCTGGGGAATGGGCAGCCGGCTGATTTTCGGCCATGCCTCGGTGAACTACGGTTCTTATGTGCCCTGGGGGCTGTGGGTGGTTTTTTACCTGTTCTTTGTCGGACTTACCGCCGGGGCCTTTCTGATCACCATCATGACCTATATGTTTCAGGTAGAACGCTTGAAAACGGTCGGACGTCTATCGGCCTTTACCGTACTGGTGGCCCTGATCTGTGAACTGATCTTTATTTCCCTGGACCTGGGCCATATGGAGCGGCTCTACCGGTTCATGATCACCCCCAGCTTCACGTCGTTGATGACCTGGTTTGTGATTTTTACCAATCTCATGCTCCTTATCTACCTTCTGGAATCCTTTTTCCTGCTCCGGGAGGACCTGATTCGCCTTTCCCAGGCTGAAACGCTGAAAACCCACAAAATTTACCGCCTCCTGGCCCTGGGAAAGACGGATTATACGGAGGAAGACCGGAAACGAGACCAATTAAGGGTCCATCGTCTATCCATCATCAGCCTGCCGGTGGGCCTCCTCTTTTACGGGACCAACGGGGCCTTTTTTGCCATCCTGCAAAACCGGCCCATCTGGAACAGCGCCATGACCCCTTTACTTTTTATCGCCGCGGCCCTGCTTTCCGGAGGGGCACTGATCACAGCCCTGATCTATGTCTTTCATGAAGATGAGGACCTGGTCAAACCCCTGGGGCAGGTCATCCTTTATCTGCTGGTCATCTTTATCCTGCTGGAGGTCCTCCAATTTTTCGTCGGTTATCAATCCAAGGTGACCGGTATAGTCACCTCTCTGAACATCATCGCCTTCGGCCGCCACTGGTGGACTTTCTGGATTATCCATCTTTTTTTCGGAACCTTGATCCCCCTGATCCTGTTGATCAGGTATTCCGATACCCCCCGGTCGGTTGCCTGGGCCTGTTTTTTGATTGTCGTCACCTTCGTTACCGTCCGCTTCAATTTCCTGATCCCTGATCTGGCTATTTATAAACTGGACGGGCTGGAATACACCTTTTTTCACCAGAGATTGAGGACCAACTATATCCCCAGCTTAATGGAATGGCTGGTTTCCCTCTGGATCATCTCCTTTGGGTTGGTCGTTTTTTTAGCCGGTGCCCGTTGGCTGCCGGTGCACTCGCCGGGGAAGGTCAGGGGAAAACAGGGTTCGGCTACCTGGTGCAACATACTCAATTCAAGTGGTTTAGAGTCCGGAAAAGGAGGAGAAGAACATGCCTAA
- a CDS encoding molybdopterin-dependent oxidoreductase, whose amino-acid sequence MPKHQDQTKPQKGMDRREFLKCTALLGGSLAASGYFLRFLDEESGSPAFADDLMGREYTLHLPENQIYSVCQQCNTNCGMKIKIKDGLAAKIDGNPYNPWTLTPHIPYSTPLAEAARIDGSLCPKGQAGIQALYDPYRIIKVLKRAGKRGENKWKTIAFDQAVQEIVQGGNLFGEGQVAGLKDLYVLKDPEISKALAEDAGKVAEKKMPLEEFKTRHKDDLHLLIDPDHPDLGPKNNQFCFNWGRLKGGRGELINRFTRDAFGSFNAHGHTTVCQGSLYFTCKAMSDQFDEGKFGAGSKFYWQADTGNAEFILFVGASPFEANYGPPLRVQKLTQGMVDGNLKIAVADPRCSKTAARAWKWLPIAPNGVGALAMAMMRWIIEHERYQSGYLANANKGAAMEDEEPTWTQATWLVKIGDDGRPGAFLRGSDLGLSKEKRPKKPKEGAKPMEGEKPEEWEFDPFMVFSNGKVQSFDPNSEKTAVEGDLLVDTRIKEIPVKSVLQILKEAAMARTMAQWAELVGVKEKEINELAQEFTSHGRKAVADIHRGVSQHTSGFYNVLSWMTVNTLMGNHDWKGGLSKATTYDAFGSKEGKPFDLRKMSGKIKPWGISIIRHETYYEKSTLFKGYPAKRNWYPFSSDIYQEVIPSMGDAYPYPIKALLIYMGSPVYSLPAGHELIKILSDPKKIPLVVASDIIIGETSQYADYIFPDLTYLERWEFTGSHPSVTPKVGPIRQPAAAPLTEMVTVFGEKMPISLESLLLALAEKLKLPGFGENAFGPGLHFKREEDLYLRMVANIASGDKADGSEKTPAADPGELEIFRKARQHLPGPTYEFKRWESLVGPEWWSRVVYVLNRGGRFQSYDKAYKDEQLANKYGKMVGIYLEKLATHKHPMTGKPYLSHANYVDGPQDCLGRLIEDKSQGFDMTLITYRVISQTKSRTSGNYWLQALYPENFVEISTSDAMRLGLKDGDRVKTVSASNLEGVWDLGNGSKKPMIGQIKVREGLRPGVVAFSLGHGHWAYGAQNVTIDGVTVPGDPRRGTGIHANAAMRVDPYLKNTGLVDSVGGSAVFYQSQVKLVKV is encoded by the coding sequence ATGCCTAAACATCAAGATCAAACCAAACCCCAAAAGGGGATGGACCGACGGGAGTTTTTGAAGTGCACGGCGCTCCTCGGAGGCTCCTTAGCCGCCTCCGGCTATTTCCTGCGATTTCTCGATGAGGAATCGGGCTCCCCGGCCTTCGCCGATGATTTGATGGGCAGGGAATACACCCTTCATCTCCCGGAAAATCAAATCTATTCCGTCTGCCAGCAATGCAACACTAATTGCGGTATGAAGATAAAAATCAAGGATGGCCTGGCAGCTAAAATTGACGGGAATCCTTACAATCCCTGGACCCTGACCCCCCATATTCCCTATTCCACGCCATTGGCGGAAGCGGCCCGGATTGACGGCTCCCTGTGTCCCAAAGGCCAGGCTGGTATTCAGGCCCTTTACGATCCCTACCGGATCATCAAGGTCCTTAAACGGGCCGGGAAACGGGGGGAAAATAAGTGGAAGACCATTGCCTTTGATCAGGCCGTCCAGGAGATCGTCCAGGGCGGAAACCTGTTTGGGGAAGGGCAGGTAGCCGGGCTCAAAGACCTTTACGTTTTGAAAGACCCGGAAATCTCCAAGGCCCTGGCCGAAGATGCCGGGAAGGTGGCCGAGAAAAAAATGCCCCTGGAAGAATTCAAGACCAGGCACAAGGACGACCTGCACCTTCTGATCGATCCTGACCACCCGGACCTCGGACCGAAAAACAACCAATTCTGTTTTAACTGGGGACGATTGAAAGGGGGACGGGGGGAACTGATCAACCGTTTCACCCGGGACGCCTTCGGCTCCTTCAATGCCCACGGGCATACCACGGTCTGTCAAGGTTCCCTCTATTTCACCTGCAAGGCCATGAGTGATCAATTCGATGAAGGTAAATTCGGGGCCGGCAGTAAATTTTACTGGCAGGCCGATACCGGCAATGCCGAATTCATCCTCTTCGTTGGGGCCAGCCCCTTTGAAGCCAATTACGGTCCTCCGCTCAGGGTCCAGAAACTGACCCAGGGCATGGTGGATGGAAACCTGAAAATCGCCGTGGCCGACCCCCGCTGTTCCAAGACAGCGGCCCGGGCCTGGAAATGGCTGCCTATCGCCCCAAATGGCGTCGGAGCCCTGGCCATGGCTATGATGCGCTGGATTATTGAACATGAGCGTTATCAGTCCGGCTACCTGGCCAATGCCAACAAGGGAGCCGCCATGGAAGATGAGGAACCGACCTGGACCCAGGCCACCTGGCTGGTTAAGATCGGGGACGATGGCAGACCCGGAGCCTTTCTAAGGGGTTCCGATCTGGGTCTATCAAAGGAAAAACGCCCCAAAAAGCCGAAAGAAGGGGCAAAACCCATGGAAGGCGAAAAACCTGAGGAATGGGAATTCGATCCTTTTATGGTCTTCAGTAACGGTAAGGTTCAGTCCTTTGATCCTAACAGCGAAAAGACGGCGGTGGAAGGGGACTTATTGGTCGACACCCGGATCAAAGAGATTCCGGTAAAAAGCGTTTTGCAGATTTTAAAAGAGGCGGCCATGGCCCGAACCATGGCCCAGTGGGCCGAGCTGGTGGGGGTCAAAGAAAAAGAAATCAATGAACTGGCCCAGGAATTTACCAGCCACGGCCGGAAGGCCGTAGCCGATATTCACCGGGGGGTTTCCCAGCACACCTCCGGTTTCTACAATGTGTTGTCCTGGATGACCGTCAATACCCTGATGGGCAACCATGACTGGAAGGGCGGGCTTTCCAAGGCCACCACCTATGATGCCTTCGGCAGCAAGGAAGGCAAGCCTTTCGATCTCCGAAAAATGTCCGGCAAAATAAAACCCTGGGGGATTTCCATTATCCGCCACGAAACCTATTACGAAAAAAGCACCCTTTTTAAGGGCTATCCGGCTAAAAGGAACTGGTATCCTTTTTCCAGTGACATTTATCAGGAAGTTATCCCCAGTATGGGCGATGCCTACCCTTATCCCATCAAGGCCCTGTTGATTTACATGGGAAGCCCGGTGTATTCCCTGCCGGCCGGACATGAATTGATCAAGATCCTCTCGGACCCCAAAAAGATACCTCTGGTGGTGGCCTCCGATATCATCATCGGCGAAACCAGCCAGTATGCCGATTATATCTTCCCGGATCTGACTTATCTGGAACGATGGGAGTTCACCGGATCCCATCCCTCGGTTACTCCGAAGGTCGGTCCTATACGACAACCGGCCGCGGCCCCGCTCACCGAAATGGTCACCGTCTTCGGGGAAAAGATGCCCATCTCCCTGGAATCCCTGCTCCTGGCCCTGGCTGAAAAACTGAAACTGCCGGGCTTCGGGGAAAATGCCTTCGGGCCGGGACTGCACTTCAAACGGGAAGAAGACCTCTATTTGCGCATGGTAGCCAATATCGCCTCTGGCGATAAAGCCGACGGATCGGAAAAAACGCCGGCCGCCGATCCTGGGGAACTGGAGATCTTCCGGAAGGCCCGTCAGCATCTTCCCGGGCCGACTTATGAATTCAAGCGCTGGGAATCTTTAGTCGGACCGGAATGGTGGTCCAGGGTCGTCTATGTACTCAACCGCGGGGGCCGGTTCCAGTCTTACGATAAAGCCTATAAAGATGAACAGTTAGCCAATAAATATGGAAAAATGGTCGGAATTTATTTAGAGAAACTGGCTACCCACAAACATCCCATGACCGGCAAGCCTTATCTTTCCCATGCCAATTATGTGGACGGCCCCCAGGATTGCCTCGGACGTCTGATTGAAGACAAATCCCAGGGATTTGATATGACCCTCATCACCTACCGGGTAATATCCCAGACCAAGAGCCGAACTTCGGGGAATTATTGGCTCCAGGCCCTTTATCCGGAAAATTTTGTGGAAATCTCCACCTCGGATGCCATGCGATTGGGACTGAAAGATGGAGACCGGGTCAAAACCGTTTCGGCCTCCAATCTTGAAGGGGTTTGGGACCTGGGAAATGGATCAAAAAAACCTATGATCGGCCAGATTAAGGTCAGGGAAGGTCTCCGGCCAGGGGTGGTGGCCTTCTCTCTCGGCCACGGCCATTGGGCCTACGGGGCCCAAAACGTGACCATTGATGGAGTGACCGTTCCGGGTGATCCGCGGAGGGGAACCGGCATCCATGCCAATGCCGCCATGCGTGTCGATCCTTATCTGAAAAATACCGGGCTGGTGGATTCGGTCGGAGGTAGTGCGGTCTTTTACCAGAGCCAGGTTAAGCTGGTTAAGGTTTAG
- a CDS encoding 4Fe-4S dicluster domain-containing protein, with the protein MGQMLPKEDLLIRMQRDLKRAVSKDPTRVRWAMVIDVAKCVGCHACTIGCVVENKLPPGVVYRPVLEEEVGTYPNVRRRFLPRPCMHCMNPPCVKVCPVKATYKTEQGVTVINYKRCIGCRYCLVACPYAARTADFGEWYTQKTPDLPGKIVGQKTSAKGYENTPAAEYGKTWPDRGHGSPVGNARKCHFCLHRLAVGMLPMCVTTCIGRATFFGDRNDPEALISEQLASPRSFRLKEELGTLPSVVYLK; encoded by the coding sequence ATGGGCCAAATGCTACCCAAAGAAGACCTGCTGATCCGAATGCAGAGGGATCTGAAAAGAGCGGTTTCCAAAGACCCGACCAGGGTTCGATGGGCCATGGTCATCGATGTGGCCAAATGTGTCGGTTGTCATGCCTGCACCATCGGCTGTGTGGTTGAAAACAAGCTCCCCCCCGGGGTGGTCTACCGGCCTGTCCTGGAAGAAGAGGTCGGTACCTACCCCAATGTCAGAAGACGCTTCCTGCCCCGTCCCTGCATGCACTGTATGAACCCCCCCTGTGTTAAGGTCTGTCCGGTCAAAGCCACCTATAAAACCGAACAGGGTGTTACCGTAATAAACTATAAACGCTGTATCGGCTGCCGGTATTGTCTGGTGGCCTGTCCCTATGCGGCCCGCACTGCCGATTTCGGTGAATGGTATACCCAGAAAACCCCGGATCTCCCCGGAAAAATTGTGGGTCAAAAGACCTCGGCCAAGGGCTATGAAAATACGCCGGCCGCCGAATATGGAAAGACCTGGCCGGACCGGGGGCACGGCTCCCCGGTCGGGAACGCCCGGAAATGCCATTTCTGCCTGCACCGTCTGGCTGTTGGGATGCTGCCCATGTGCGTTACCACCTGTATCGGCCGGGCCACCTTTTTTGGGGACCGGAATGACCCTGAAGCCCTGATCTCCGAGCAATTGGCCTCGCCCCGCTCCTTCCGATTGAAGGAAGAGCTGGGCACCTTACCCTCGGTGGTTTATCTCAAATAA